Proteins from a single region of Gordonia hongkongensis:
- a CDS encoding acyl-[acyl-carrier-protein] thioesterase, translated as MSQVTPAVSVASLPDRKPGAQFYEVGYRVRTGDVDQDMRVRLDAVARYLQDVANDNLEATEFSATDPFWIVRRTIIDVIEPITWPGTVTAQRWCGALSTRWTNMRVRLTAEHETNRFNPRPRPAGLIETEAFWINVNEQGVPSRLSDDAFAMLSAMTDEHRLRWRSMNPEKAPDAADIDFPDREHVLRITDFDPFKHLNNAAYLEAIEDELVEHPDLVDAPHRVVIEYLRPIVPGTRLVLRRVREGDRLTVWLLMPGTGDELVVAASVVVGPLPG; from the coding sequence GTGAGCCAGGTTACGCCAGCAGTGTCGGTTGCATCACTCCCGGATCGCAAGCCTGGTGCCCAGTTCTACGAGGTGGGCTATCGCGTCCGCACCGGCGACGTCGATCAGGACATGCGTGTGCGCCTCGATGCGGTGGCCCGCTACCTGCAGGACGTCGCCAACGACAACCTCGAGGCAACCGAGTTCAGCGCGACCGACCCGTTCTGGATCGTTCGGCGGACCATCATCGATGTCATCGAGCCCATCACCTGGCCGGGTACGGTGACCGCGCAGCGCTGGTGCGGTGCCCTGTCGACGCGCTGGACCAACATGCGCGTGCGCCTCACCGCCGAGCACGAGACAAACCGGTTCAACCCCCGACCGCGTCCCGCGGGCCTGATCGAGACCGAGGCGTTCTGGATCAACGTCAACGAGCAGGGCGTGCCGTCACGCCTGTCCGACGACGCCTTCGCGATGCTGTCGGCGATGACCGACGAGCACCGCCTTCGCTGGCGGTCGATGAACCCCGAGAAGGCCCCCGACGCCGCCGACATCGACTTCCCCGACCGTGAACACGTTCTCCGGATCACCGACTTCGACCCGTTCAAGCACCTCAACAATGCCGCCTACCTCGAGGCGATCGAGGACGAACTGGTCGAGCATCCCGACCTGGTCGACGCTCCGCACCGGGTGGTCATCGAGTATCTCCGGCCCATCGTGCCGGGCACGCGGCTGGTCCTGCGCCGGGTGCGCGAGGGCGACCGGCTCACCGTGTGGTTGCTGATGCCGGGCACCGGCGACGAACTCGTGGTCGCGGCCAGCGTCGTCGTCGGGCCGCTCCCGGGGTGA
- a CDS encoding DUF3558 domain-containing protein yields MKRALIVITALLLGLTALAGCARTVDGEAVPLGAADQSGSSDIDTDQFDRLLLECDVLPDAMIADVVAGGGFAERSFSGAICRWLVSGTTDVVSVTFNWFEWGNVNVEKETAKKLGFQTENIKVASQSAFTQRSPDRPGVCGVTARAPSRGIFTWFVEPRSAPQGDPCAAPIKLMELLLQGGQ; encoded by the coding sequence GTGAAGCGCGCCCTCATCGTGATCACCGCGCTGCTGCTGGGACTGACCGCCCTGGCTGGGTGTGCGCGCACCGTCGACGGTGAGGCGGTGCCGTTGGGGGCCGCGGACCAGTCCGGCAGCAGCGACATCGACACCGACCAGTTCGACCGGCTCTTGCTGGAATGCGATGTGCTACCCGACGCGATGATCGCCGATGTCGTCGCCGGCGGCGGGTTCGCCGAACGGTCGTTCAGCGGGGCCATCTGCCGATGGTTGGTCTCCGGCACCACCGACGTGGTGAGTGTGACGTTCAACTGGTTCGAGTGGGGCAACGTCAACGTGGAGAAGGAGACGGCCAAGAAGCTCGGGTTCCAGACCGAGAACATCAAGGTCGCCAGCCAGTCGGCGTTCACCCAGCGCAGTCCCGACCGGCCGGGCGTCTGCGGTGTGACCGCCCGCGCGCCGAGCCGCGGCATCTTCACCTGGTTCGTCGAACCTCGCAGCGCGCCCCAGGGCGATCCGTGCGCGGCGCCGATCAAGCTGATGGAGTTGCTGCTCCAGGGCGGTCAGTAG
- a CDS encoding FAD-dependent oxidoreductase, with translation MAHVITRPCCNDASCVSVCPVNCIHPTPDEPEFLRAEALYIDPETCIDCGACIDECPVEAIIPDDQLDERDEPYLQINADYYKDHDVEGGLVPPRKAPKLPEKELHVAIVGAGPAAFYAAEELVRKPAIKVDMFDRLPTPYGLVRAGVAPDHSATKGVEKTFASVAAKKNFSYYLNVEVGKHISHDELVARYHAVIYAVGAATDKRLGIEGEDLRNSVAATQFVAWYNGHPDFADLDVDLSGERAVVVGNGNVALDVARILVTDPDELAKTDIADHALAKLRESNISEVVLLGRRGVAQAAYTNSEFLALGDVDGVDVVIDPDELVLDPASEAAQSDDTLDSTIATKVRLAREFAERPQTPGNKRIVFRFLTSPVEIAGDGEVATLTCVRNAYADATGTVAVTPTEDRFDLETGLVLRAIGYRGVPVTDLPFDEGHGVVPNTEGRVQTAADGDVMPGLYVTGWIKRGATGGIGMNRICGQETAQAVIADFVAAAFDDPSTSRDDVAALVADRGANRIDLTGWKAIDAAEKSAGRATGRVRTKFVRISEFEAAATAGAQ, from the coding sequence ATGGCGCATGTGATTACCCGCCCATGTTGCAACGATGCCAGTTGCGTCAGCGTGTGTCCGGTGAACTGCATCCACCCCACGCCCGACGAGCCGGAGTTCCTCAGGGCGGAGGCCCTCTACATCGATCCGGAGACCTGCATCGATTGCGGCGCCTGCATCGACGAGTGCCCGGTGGAGGCGATCATCCCCGACGATCAGCTGGACGAGCGTGACGAGCCGTACCTCCAGATCAACGCGGACTACTACAAGGACCACGACGTCGAGGGCGGCCTCGTGCCACCGCGCAAGGCACCCAAGCTGCCCGAGAAGGAACTGCACGTGGCCATCGTGGGTGCCGGGCCGGCGGCCTTCTATGCCGCGGAGGAGCTCGTCCGCAAACCGGCCATCAAGGTCGACATGTTTGACCGGCTGCCGACGCCCTACGGACTCGTGCGCGCCGGGGTCGCACCGGACCACAGCGCCACCAAGGGCGTGGAGAAGACCTTCGCCTCGGTCGCGGCGAAGAAGAACTTCAGCTACTACCTCAATGTCGAGGTCGGCAAGCACATCAGCCACGACGAGCTGGTCGCCCGCTACCACGCGGTGATCTACGCGGTCGGCGCCGCGACCGACAAGCGGCTGGGAATCGAAGGCGAGGATCTGCGCAATTCGGTCGCCGCGACCCAGTTCGTCGCCTGGTACAACGGTCACCCGGACTTCGCCGACCTCGACGTCGATCTGTCGGGCGAGCGGGCCGTCGTGGTCGGCAACGGCAACGTGGCACTCGACGTCGCGCGCATCCTCGTCACCGACCCGGACGAGCTCGCCAAGACCGACATCGCCGACCACGCCCTCGCGAAGCTGCGTGAATCCAACATCTCCGAGGTGGTGCTCCTGGGCCGCCGCGGCGTGGCGCAGGCGGCATACACCAACAGCGAGTTCCTGGCACTCGGTGACGTCGACGGTGTCGACGTCGTCATCGACCCCGACGAGCTGGTCCTCGACCCGGCCTCGGAGGCGGCGCAGTCCGACGACACGCTCGACTCGACGATCGCCACCAAGGTGCGTCTCGCCCGAGAATTCGCCGAGCGTCCGCAGACGCCGGGCAACAAGCGCATCGTGTTCCGGTTCCTCACGTCTCCCGTCGAAATTGCCGGTGACGGGGAAGTGGCTACGCTTACGTGCGTGCGCAACGCCTACGCCGACGCGACCGGGACAGTCGCGGTGACACCCACCGAGGATCGGTTCGACCTCGAGACCGGACTGGTCCTGCGGGCCATCGGTTACCGGGGCGTGCCGGTCACCGACCTACCGTTCGACGAGGGGCACGGCGTCGTCCCCAACACCGAGGGGCGGGTCCAGACCGCGGCCGACGGCGATGTGATGCCCGGCCTGTACGTCACGGGTTGGATCAAGCGAGGAGCGACAGGGGGTATCGGCATGAACCGCATCTGCGGTCAGGAGACCGCGCAGGCGGTCATCGCGGACTTCGTCGCCGCCGCGTTCGACGACCCCTCGACCTCGCGGGACGACGTCGCCGCACTCGTGGCCGACCGCGGCGCCAACCGCATCGACCTCACGGGCTGGAAGGCGATCGACGCCGCCGAGAAGTCCGCGGGCAGGGCCACCGGCCGGGTCCGCACGAAGTTCGTCAGAATCTCCGAGTTCGAGGCGGCTGCCACCGCCGGGGCGCAGTGA
- a CDS encoding prenyltransferase, translating to MTAVPAIPSVVTAEQMRATGAAIVGMQEADGALPWFPGGQTDPWDHIESAMALSVTGFHSEAEAAYEWSRRKQRDDGSWPIRTVVGKVEDAGTDSNFCAYIAVGVWHHYLITGDDAFLQKMWPVVWSAIDCVLRFQREDGAFRWGGDHRTGAMFGEALITGNASIFQALDCAIRIAGEMDQPDADWIAAHSVLGDAIRADVTRDEWQTFTPPSEHSMDWYYPILGGAVRGRDGQELIARRWEQFVVPGKGVRCVDHRPWVTGAETCELALALDALGDTADAIELIASIQHLRDPDGSYWTGLVFADGKRWPVEKSCWTSAAVILAADAVSRTSVANGIFRDVRQRLVAPTP from the coding sequence ATGACGGCCGTCCCGGCGATCCCCAGTGTGGTCACGGCCGAGCAGATGCGGGCCACCGGTGCCGCGATCGTCGGCATGCAGGAGGCCGACGGTGCGTTGCCGTGGTTCCCGGGCGGGCAGACCGACCCATGGGACCACATCGAATCGGCGATGGCGTTGTCCGTGACCGGGTTTCACTCCGAGGCAGAGGCGGCTTACGAGTGGTCGCGGCGTAAACAGCGCGACGACGGGTCGTGGCCGATCCGCACCGTCGTAGGAAAGGTGGAGGACGCCGGCACCGACAGCAACTTCTGCGCCTACATCGCGGTCGGGGTCTGGCATCACTATCTGATCACCGGTGACGACGCCTTCTTGCAGAAGATGTGGCCGGTGGTCTGGTCGGCGATCGACTGCGTGCTGCGCTTCCAGCGTGAGGACGGTGCGTTCCGCTGGGGCGGCGACCACCGGACCGGAGCGATGTTCGGTGAAGCGCTGATCACCGGGAACGCCAGCATCTTCCAAGCGCTGGACTGCGCGATCCGGATCGCCGGTGAGATGGATCAGCCCGACGCCGACTGGATCGCGGCGCACAGTGTGCTCGGCGACGCGATCCGTGCCGACGTCACGCGTGACGAGTGGCAGACCTTCACCCCGCCGTCCGAACACTCCATGGACTGGTACTACCCGATCCTCGGCGGCGCCGTCCGCGGACGCGACGGGCAGGAACTCATCGCGCGGCGGTGGGAACAGTTCGTGGTGCCCGGCAAGGGTGTTCGCTGCGTCGACCATCGTCCCTGGGTCACCGGCGCCGAGACCTGTGAGCTGGCACTGGCACTCGATGCCCTCGGTGACACCGCCGATGCCATCGAGCTCATCGCGTCGATTCAGCATCTGCGCGATCCGGACGGATCGTATTGGACCGGACTGGTTTTCGCCGATGGCAAACGCTGGCCCGTGGAGAAGAGCTGCTGGACCTCGGCGGCTGTGATCCTGGCGGCCGATGCGGTGAGCCGCACCAGCGTGGCCAACGGGATCTTCCGGGACGTCCGCCAGCGGCTCGTCGCACCGACTCCCTGA
- a CDS encoding glycosyltransferase family 4 protein gives MRIALLSYRSKPHCGGQGVYVRHLSRELALLGHSVEIFSGQPYPELDQVAIDAGVTVTKVPSLGLYDEPDPFRTPRPGEYRDWIDVLEVGSMWTASFGEPLTFSLRVARLLKERRDDFDIVHDNQCLGYGLLDIQKAGFPLIATIHHPITRDRTLAVKAAKGWRKISAWRWHSFLRMQGRVSRRIPELLTVSRSSEVDIRKAFDIPSGRITTIPLGVDTEIFTPAATRVPGRIVCVASADAPLKGVSYLLEAVAKLSSERDVELVLVSKLDPNGPSAKMIEDLAIGDRVSVVSGLEDSEIAGLLASAEVACVPSLYEGFSLPAVEAMSCGTPLVATRAGAIPEVVGTAEEAALLVPPRDSGCLAQAIGRLLDDADLRTRLGDGGRRRAEEHYSWAAVAAKTAAHYETVLAGHRRATEGTSSAHS, from the coding sequence GTGCGCATCGCACTGCTCTCGTACCGAAGCAAGCCGCACTGCGGTGGCCAGGGCGTCTACGTCCGCCACCTCTCCCGCGAACTGGCACTGCTGGGGCACAGCGTCGAGATCTTCTCGGGGCAGCCCTACCCCGAACTGGACCAGGTGGCCATCGACGCCGGGGTCACCGTCACCAAAGTGCCGAGCCTCGGTCTCTACGACGAGCCGGACCCGTTCCGGACGCCTCGTCCGGGCGAGTACCGCGATTGGATCGACGTGCTCGAGGTCGGCTCGATGTGGACGGCGAGCTTCGGCGAACCGCTCACGTTCAGCCTCCGGGTGGCGCGCCTTCTCAAAGAGCGCCGCGACGACTTCGACATCGTGCACGACAACCAGTGCCTCGGTTACGGACTGCTCGACATCCAGAAGGCCGGGTTCCCGCTGATCGCGACGATCCACCACCCCATCACCCGCGACCGCACACTGGCGGTGAAGGCGGCCAAGGGGTGGCGCAAGATCAGTGCCTGGCGGTGGCATTCGTTCCTGCGCATGCAGGGGCGCGTCTCACGCCGTATCCCCGAGCTGCTCACCGTTTCCCGCAGCAGCGAGGTCGACATCCGCAAGGCCTTCGACATCCCGTCGGGTCGGATCACCACCATCCCGCTGGGGGTGGACACCGAGATCTTCACGCCGGCCGCCACGCGCGTTCCCGGACGTATCGTGTGTGTCGCCAGTGCCGACGCGCCGCTGAAGGGTGTCTCGTACCTGCTCGAGGCGGTCGCGAAGCTGTCCTCCGAGCGGGATGTCGAATTGGTACTGGTGTCTAAGTTGGACCCGAACGGTCCGTCCGCCAAGATGATCGAGGATCTGGCGATCGGCGATCGCGTCTCGGTGGTGTCCGGCCTCGAGGACTCCGAGATCGCCGGCCTGCTCGCCTCCGCCGAGGTGGCGTGTGTGCCCTCGTTGTACGAGGGGTTCTCGCTGCCGGCGGTCGAGGCCATGAGTTGCGGAACGCCGCTGGTGGCAACCCGGGCCGGTGCGATCCCCGAGGTCGTCGGCACCGCTGAGGAGGCGGCGTTGCTGGTGCCGCCGCGGGATTCCGGATGCCTGGCGCAGGCGATCGGCCGGCTGCTGGACGATGCCGATCTGCGGACGCGTCTCGGCGACGGTGGTCGTCGACGCGCCGAGGAGCACTACAGCTGGGCAGCAGTGGCCGCGAAGACTGCGGCTCACTACGAAACCGTGCTCGCCGGACATCGGCGGGCAACAGAAGGGACATCGAGTGCTCACAGTTGA
- a CDS encoding TetR/AcrR family transcriptional regulator, which yields MTEASTTTVHERLLDATQKLLADKGIRATTMQQVAESAGVSRAWLYRHYPDKPSMIGATIVRLTESFWRDARAELDAIPDLVGQLTAGVRIGRGAYDDPGTLLLRLRTEEPTEFAECAGVGVVKLVPDLAAFWFPFVEQAAARGEIHPAHDPYEVSEWVARVLISLGTSPGEALDIDDARQVRRHLERFVMPGLATDPQG from the coding sequence GTGACCGAGGCCTCGACCACGACGGTCCACGAACGACTGCTCGACGCCACGCAGAAGCTGCTCGCCGACAAGGGAATCCGGGCGACCACCATGCAGCAGGTCGCGGAGTCGGCAGGCGTGTCCCGCGCGTGGCTGTATCGGCACTATCCGGACAAACCGTCCATGATCGGCGCGACCATCGTCCGTCTCACCGAGTCGTTCTGGCGCGACGCCCGGGCCGAACTCGACGCCATCCCCGACCTGGTCGGGCAACTCACCGCCGGCGTCCGGATCGGCCGGGGTGCCTACGACGACCCGGGCACGCTGCTGCTCCGACTCCGCACGGAGGAACCCACGGAGTTCGCCGAATGCGCCGGTGTCGGTGTCGTCAAGCTGGTTCCCGACCTGGCAGCGTTCTGGTTTCCGTTCGTCGAACAGGCCGCCGCCCGCGGGGAGATACACCCCGCGCACGATCCGTACGAGGTGTCCGAATGGGTTGCGCGCGTCCTGATCAGCCTCGGCACCTCCCCGGGTGAGGCCCTCGACATCGACGACGCGCGGCAGGTCCGACGCCATCTCGAGCGGTTCGTCATGCCGGGTCTGGCCACCGACCCGCAGGGATGA
- a CDS encoding HNH endonuclease: MSSITELRDTLIGLQPPPDDGSGRLVVERLDGLRVLRNVLDHQIAVHIALLEDSGAPARAGSTTRSWLIEMGLPPTAAHRGARIAAGLGSLPKVADCAADGYLAAECVDAVVRGIASIDKQAAPALTDDDLSAFESELLAQAFSGATPAEINTHARSIAMRVADDDPHAVAPADDASLNTLHTRVTDEGRVAISADVTAVIGEKFLTMIDERSCPRPEPDGADDRRDAGQRRADGLELLLDQAAIGAAMTTAGAPRTQLLVTIPADAADPARLPWVGVVSASTARRLSCDGAVAEIVLDAEGVPLRMGTTKRLFPHHLRQAIVVRDACCVKCGAPAAHTQVHHLVHWADGGPTDLDNGCLLCQRCHTQVHHHGWEVVMGPDRHPWLIPPADIDPKRLPRPAYNRRTMRLDDALV, from the coding sequence ATGTCCTCGATCACCGAGCTCCGCGACACCCTCATTGGTCTGCAACCCCCGCCCGACGACGGGAGTGGTCGCCTGGTAGTCGAGCGACTCGACGGACTACGCGTGCTGCGCAACGTCCTCGATCACCAGATCGCCGTCCACATCGCCCTGTTGGAGGATTCGGGGGCACCGGCGCGAGCTGGGTCGACGACCCGATCCTGGCTGATCGAGATGGGCCTACCCCCGACGGCCGCGCACCGCGGTGCACGGATCGCCGCCGGACTGGGATCGTTGCCGAAAGTCGCCGACTGCGCCGCCGACGGGTATCTCGCGGCCGAGTGTGTCGATGCCGTGGTCCGCGGCATCGCGTCCATCGACAAACAGGCAGCGCCCGCGCTGACCGACGACGACCTGTCGGCGTTCGAAAGCGAACTACTGGCGCAGGCCTTCTCCGGTGCCACCCCCGCCGAGATCAACACTCACGCCCGGAGCATCGCCATGCGGGTCGCCGATGACGATCCGCACGCGGTCGCGCCGGCCGATGATGCGTCGCTGAACACCTTGCACACCAGGGTGACCGACGAAGGCCGGGTCGCGATCAGCGCAGACGTCACCGCAGTGATCGGGGAAAAATTCTTGACGATGATCGACGAACGCTCCTGCCCACGCCCCGAACCCGACGGCGCCGACGACCGCCGCGATGCCGGCCAACGCCGCGCCGACGGTCTGGAACTCCTGCTCGATCAGGCCGCGATCGGCGCGGCCATGACCACCGCAGGAGCACCACGCACCCAACTACTGGTCACCATCCCTGCTGACGCTGCCGATCCGGCGCGTCTGCCGTGGGTGGGCGTGGTGTCGGCGTCGACGGCGCGCCGGTTGTCGTGTGACGGCGCGGTCGCCGAGATCGTCCTCGACGCCGAAGGCGTGCCGCTACGGATGGGAACGACGAAACGACTGTTTCCGCATCACTTACGTCAGGCGATCGTCGTGCGGGATGCGTGTTGTGTGAAATGCGGTGCCCCAGCAGCACATACCCAAGTGCATCATCTGGTCCACTGGGCCGACGGCGGACCGACGGATCTGGACAACGGCTGCCTACTCTGCCAGCGCTGCCACACCCAGGTCCATCACCACGGCTGGGAGGTGGTGATGGGCCCGGACCGGCATCCCTGGTTGATCCCACCCGCCGACATCGACCCGAAACGCCTCCCCCGACCCGCCTACAATCGGCGCACCATGCGACTCGACGACGCACTCGTCTAA
- a CDS encoding class I SAM-dependent methyltransferase, whose amino-acid sequence MLTVDFDRLGVGPGTKAIDIGAGQGRHSFEMFRRGAEVIAFDMSESDMSDVGEMFDAMMAEGHVPASAKARAEVGDALRLPYADNSFDVVLMSEILEHIPTDEGAISEMVRVLKPGGVAAVTVPRYWPEKVCWALSDEYHEVEGGHVRIYKASELAGKLQRAGLEVTGTDHAHALHAPYWWLKCAVGVENNDNVLVKGYHQLLVWDMMSKPWLTRVGEQVLNPLIGKSVALYLRKPETATASS is encoded by the coding sequence GTGCTCACAGTTGATTTCGACCGGCTTGGCGTTGGACCGGGCACCAAGGCGATCGACATCGGGGCGGGGCAGGGTAGGCACTCGTTCGAGATGTTCCGTCGTGGCGCGGAGGTCATCGCCTTCGACATGTCCGAGAGCGACATGTCCGACGTCGGTGAGATGTTCGACGCCATGATGGCGGAGGGTCACGTGCCCGCGTCGGCCAAGGCGCGCGCCGAGGTCGGGGATGCGCTTCGACTCCCGTACGCGGACAACAGCTTCGACGTCGTCCTGATGAGCGAGATCCTCGAGCACATCCCGACCGACGAGGGCGCGATCAGTGAGATGGTGCGCGTGCTGAAGCCGGGTGGCGTCGCCGCGGTCACCGTGCCCCGGTACTGGCCGGAGAAGGTGTGCTGGGCCCTGTCGGACGAGTACCACGAGGTCGAGGGCGGACACGTCCGCATCTACAAGGCCTCCGAGCTCGCGGGCAAGTTGCAGCGAGCCGGACTCGAGGTCACCGGCACCGACCACGCCCATGCCCTGCACGCCCCCTACTGGTGGCTGAAATGCGCTGTGGGAGTCGAGAACAACGACAATGTCCTGGTGAAGGGCTACCACCAGCTGTTGGTCTGGGACATGATGAGCAAGCCGTGGCTGACCCGGGTCGGCGAGCAGGTGCTCAACCCGCTCATCGGCAAGTCGGTGGCCCTCTACCTGCGCAAGCCCGAGACCGCCACCGCGTCTTCATGA
- a CDS encoding LLM class F420-dependent oxidoreductase, with product MDFGIVQFTSDRGLKPHVLAPLIEDAGFASYYVPEHGHIPTRRDAAHPRTGDETLPDERYMRTLDPWTSLAAAAAVTERIRLATAVALPVQSDPITLAKTIATLDHISNGRVTLGVGFGWNLDELADHNVPPKRRRTMLREYLEAMTALWTKEEAEFAGEFVNFGPSWAWPKSTQSHIPVQVGAAGNEKNFKWIARSADGWITTPGEEDIEGSVSLLKQIWSDAGRAGDPEIVVLDFRPVPEKLEKWREIGVTTVLYGLPDDSVERASGYLAKLAGKLGITPAVV from the coding sequence ATGGATTTCGGGATCGTGCAGTTCACCAGCGACCGCGGGCTCAAGCCCCACGTCCTGGCCCCGCTCATCGAGGACGCAGGTTTCGCGTCGTACTACGTTCCCGAGCACGGCCACATCCCGACTCGACGCGACGCCGCGCATCCCCGCACCGGTGACGAGACCCTGCCCGACGAGCGCTACATGCGCACCCTCGATCCCTGGACGTCACTCGCCGCCGCCGCGGCCGTCACCGAACGCATCCGGCTCGCCACCGCGGTCGCACTGCCGGTGCAGTCCGACCCCATCACGCTCGCCAAGACCATTGCGACGCTCGACCACATCTCGAACGGAAGGGTCACCCTCGGCGTCGGATTCGGTTGGAATCTGGACGAACTCGCCGACCACAACGTCCCGCCGAAGCGCAGGCGGACGATGCTGCGCGAGTACCTCGAGGCGATGACCGCGCTCTGGACTAAGGAAGAGGCCGAGTTCGCGGGCGAGTTCGTGAATTTCGGCCCCAGCTGGGCGTGGCCCAAATCGACGCAGTCGCACATCCCGGTCCAGGTGGGCGCGGCAGGCAACGAGAAGAACTTCAAGTGGATCGCGCGCAGCGCCGACGGCTGGATCACCACACCCGGCGAGGAGGACATCGAGGGGTCGGTGTCGTTGCTCAAGCAGATCTGGTCCGACGCCGGTCGTGCGGGCGACCCCGAGATCGTCGTCCTCGACTTCCGGCCGGTACCCGAGAAGCTCGAGAAGTGGCGCGAGATCGGGGTCACGACAGTGCTGTACGGCCTCCCCGACGACTCGGTCGAGCGCGCGAGCGGCTACCTCGCCAAGCTGGCCGGCAAGCTCGGCATCACCCCGGCGGTCGTGTAG
- a CDS encoding DUF3558 family protein — protein sequence MSTRVDAYIWAIRLTKTRSAAGAACRGGHVRVNGVTAKPAQPVVPGDEVRVRLAGRERIVEVTRTISKRVSAPMAAECFIDRSPPPPPKEILASQPRRDRGAGRPTKRERRQLDRLRDGTFLIAVLAAITLLVGACSDDEPTSDPNTPNTPEAPAQAGSGPFFGECGGVSLDEVVRITGFGGLTETVNNTSVCEWDTTGSRTGAVASFNWYRGSPIGREEANVKLSRDVTNRLVIDGHEGFIGYTQSGQICEVGIGFGADFFEWSIRGDAATPRPIEEICDAARELATLSIERAS from the coding sequence ATGTCCACCCGCGTCGATGCCTACATCTGGGCCATCCGTCTGACCAAGACCCGATCGGCGGCGGGCGCCGCGTGTCGGGGCGGGCACGTCCGCGTGAACGGGGTGACCGCCAAACCGGCCCAGCCGGTGGTGCCGGGTGACGAGGTCCGCGTACGGCTCGCCGGACGGGAGCGCATCGTCGAGGTCACCAGGACGATCAGTAAGCGGGTGTCGGCGCCGATGGCCGCCGAGTGCTTCATCGACCGGTCTCCGCCGCCGCCGCCGAAGGAGATCCTCGCGAGTCAGCCGCGTCGCGACCGCGGTGCCGGTCGGCCGACGAAACGTGAACGGCGTCAACTGGATCGGCTGCGTGACGGCACATTCCTCATCGCGGTACTGGCGGCGATCACGCTCCTCGTCGGCGCCTGCTCGGACGACGAGCCGACGTCAGATCCAAACACTCCGAACACGCCCGAGGCGCCCGCCCAGGCCGGTTCCGGACCGTTCTTCGGCGAATGCGGCGGCGTGTCCCTCGACGAGGTGGTCCGCATCACCGGGTTCGGTGGACTCACCGAGACCGTGAACAACACTTCGGTGTGCGAATGGGACACGACCGGTTCGCGGACGGGTGCCGTCGCCTCGTTCAACTGGTATCGCGGATCGCCGATCGGTCGTGAGGAGGCGAACGTGAAGTTGTCGCGCGACGTCACCAACAGACTCGTGATCGACGGCCACGAGGGATTCATCGGTTACACGCAATCAGGTCAGATCTGTGAGGTCGGCATCGGTTTCGGCGCGGACTTCTTCGAATGGTCGATCCGCGGCGACGCGGCGACACCACGGCCGATCGAAGAGATCTGTGACGCCGCACGCGAGCTGGCGACGCTGTCGATAGAGCGTGCGTCGTGA